The DNA sequence ATCTTGAAACAAAGTCGgtgtataaaataaaattcaagtcCTAGGAGGAAAAGGTTGTATTCCTTCTTATAGTCTTTAAGGTGTATAAGATCTGCAAGTCTTTGTTAGGCTGTCCATTCCTTTTTTCTGCACATCCAAACAAGTCTTGTCTTCTGTGAACGCACCAAATACCTTGATATACCTTATGCATGGTTAATTTCGTAAGGATTTCATATTGTGATCTCATATTTCTTATCATCCTCACAATTAGTTCATATCTTCATGAAGCTATTGTGTTTTCCTACTCATCTTCAGGTTATCTCAGGACTTTTTCCATTATAACAAAAATTAGGATTAACAGTAAAGAATTTTATAggcattattaaaaaaattatttttaactataatattttattgttgttaataattattttttaattaataattacaattttattataaaatatctatATCTACAATTTTATAGCAGTAACATGCAATAATTACATattattgatataaattaaTGTAAACTTTTTACTGATGTAcataaaaatatactaatacccataattttatttattattattttttatacattaataATATCAACTATTGATATTATTGCCACATATTAGTGAATAAAACagcaaaattaatattattataaaattttttattgttaattttaatattagttGTAATATCCTACTCCAACCTGAGGAGCATATAGATATAAATGAACTAGCAACCAACTTGTTATGACAAATGCACAGAAACTCACTTACGTATTCACAATCAAAATAATAGAGAtaaagatataaaaaatttaatttggatCGACTATAAAATATTTCTCCATAAATAAAGTAGAGAAAGTTTTacgataataaaaaaatatataatctcTCAAAAtcttaatttcaatttcaatgtgttttctaatattccaaaaaaaaaacccaacacatattttaattttttttattcaatttggattgtgaaattttttaaattgaattacaatttgattcataaaaaaaatatacccAAAATCTAAATCCAAGTAATTCACAAAGCTATTGGCAGAGTTTGTTTGTAAGCCGTGTATATGAACATGCAAAAGTTAGCTCAACAAATCAATACATGCAACGCACGTTGCTCTCTCTATTTTTCCCTCCATAAGTTTTCACGTTGCTAGTATTTAAagtaaacagaaaaaaaaaatgttactttcttaattaattttaaaataatttgtttacttttttttattatttagtgttttaaaaaatacacaTTCTCACTTTTcttcaatattttatattaattttttaaaaataagaaaaaatatctTGTTGGATCTTTAGTTTTTTGaggtaaattattaatttattaaatatagtgTAAACATTGGAACATGTAGGGTCTCCAAATTGATAGTTGATGTAAACTAAATAGACCTTTATTCCCATATACACTTAATCACCAATACAAAAAGAATGTGTGAACAACTTGGACACATACaaaaagaatatattttttttctggaTCTAAAGCTTTGCTTTCACTACTTAAAAGCGATCTTTTggtttttgagcaaagtttgtttttttccccatttctcTCTTTTCCAACCTTTAAATTTGTAGCTTTGGGATTTAAATCTCCTTTTTCTTCATCCTCAAATATTATCAAAAcacaaatttgaattttgaaaaatatcacatatcatACACACCAATTCTctcattcttaaaaaaataattatcgcTAATATATATTTCCCGAGAGTTGTTGATTGTAATGAGATGGTACGATGTGGGACAAAAAGGAAAGTGAAGGTTTGATTTGCTGCGCTAAGTCAAGCGTTGCACATGGAACGCAGGAAGCAGAGATGGCCATGAAAAGCAACAAAAAAGAATAAACAAAACGTTCATTGATTGATTTGGGAGACAAAACGTTTTATTTCCCGTTCCCCCCCACCCTTCAGTTTTCAGACCCTATCTCTATTATTACATACAAATGCTGACTACTTTTCTTTATTCTTCGTGTTCTCTTAACATTCAATCATTCCTCTTTATAGGCTAAAACTCGTAAATTCAAtcattaattcttaaattttataaaatataatcgtttaacttttaaaaatttagagtataTAACTTACGGTTAAAATAAATGCAAAGCTCCTTGCAGTAGGCATACGAGGACAATTAAGAAGAAACATGACAAATAGCAGAAGTAAAGACAGGCTTTTACCAAAGCGAAGACAGCAACCCATGATAGCTTCGAAGCTTACAATAATGGCGACACTGATGGAACATTAGTAAAACTGCAGATGATTTGAGGGTGACAATTATCTCACTCATATTCCGACCAAACGGCTGCGTATCTGTCATCCAACAGCCTCTATCACTCCCTTGTTCAGATTATTATACCTGACACATTTCAATTAGTTGCCAAGGAAACCCATCATTCATCCATCATTGTCACAACAACTGAGATTCATTGTATTATTATTTCACTGAAATagatttaatcaatttaatgTGTTTTCATCCTTTCTGTCAACATTCTGTAGTAGAAAAACTTGACCTAGTTGATGGGTAGAGAGCCACGTGGCTGGTGATCAATATTAAGAAATTATCCAACATTTGTCTTTGTATATTCATTCTCATGATTTCTAACTTGGTTTCTGTTTGGAATGAAGTGAAATTGTGTTTACTCTTAAAAAAAAtcgttactattttttttttttttttgcctagCTAACAAAAgattcattttctctttttcagAGATTGGTCACAAAGACTGGAATATAGTTATTGGaggaaaaaaacaaagaaaaggaaaaagaaaaagaatgaagAGAGATGAAATTAAAAAGAGTAAAAGTTAACGAGAAAACTTTCTCGTCTTCATGTTCAGTATAACTTTTCTTACAACTTCAAACGATGAGATAAAaactgcctttttttttttttttgcagtaAAAAGATCAACTCGATGCACTGTCAATTCTGTATGTTCCTTCCacacaaacaaaaaaaaaaaatctgtatGTTCAGACTTGTTTATTATTAGTTTGGTGTATAACTATGGCTAATATCTAAAACCCTACCTTGCCCCATTTACGATCCCTTTTGATAATTTCTGAATCTTGCTTTCGATAAAAACTAGGTAAATATGGACGTAGAAGCTGTTACGTGCATGTGAAAGGGTCTACAAAAGCACCagcatttttatataatttgaaaaatttttaggTGAATCCAATTTAATGGCGTTAGCGGTCGGTGAATCGGTCtaaataaaatctaattataaattaataaaaaaaattaatttctttaaacagaaatataattataataaatttgtttATTTGGGAGGataatattaaaagataatttataatattttgtatTCTTTTTATGAAGTAGAGTGATGAGTTTCACTATTGTTTTACCATGGAATCACCTGGACAAAAGTGATTGAAAAAAACAAGAAACATTCGCATGCTTTCCTAATGGGCACACAAAACGCTGGTGATAGTTAAACGACAAACACGTTTTCAACGTTTTACACTAACTCGAACATAGGCCACTTCTGTTTGCtgatttgtaataaaaaaaaaatttgatttgatgtttatgttcttTTGACTGGAGATTATGTGATGCAATACATAGCATAATTGATgggggtttatgattatgtatgcaGATTAAAATTGTTATAAAAGCAAAGAGATGTTGGCATTAATGAGCAGAAAGACAGACATTTATTTAGAAATGATTGCAGAgagttttaatttgaaaatatatatttaacatGGGAATCTAGGAGGGAATAACACTAGAAAAATGAAGAACATTCAAACAACAAGAATGATTACAAGAACACTGAAAGAAATTACAAAAAACGAAGAGCAGTACTGAAAGAAATTACAAAAACGAAGAGCACTCGAACAACAATTTTAACAACATTGTTGTTCTTTTACAAGGAAACACACAAACATAGGGAGGCATAAAAGACACAAATTATTCGAGGAAAATGAAAACTAAACACACGTTGACCACATTTTAAGTTACTTAGTAAGTGATCAGAGCTGGTAGCTTAATTAGCTACCTAGTTCAGCATTCTTTGGAGAATTGCACTTCTCACAACTTCTTCATCTGTGAGTCCTTCTGGAACTCTAGCAACAACATCTAGAAGCACAAGCTCTCTAATGCTTGACATGCTTGCGTGATGAACTTTGAATTCTGCTTCTCTTAGTACATCCATTAATCTTACAGCTGGGTGATTAACATCTGGTGAGAGGAATCTTATCATAGCTTCTGTTCCTACAATTTTCACATCCAACTCCATTGTCTTGCCTTTGTAACTTGAAGGGTATCTCATGTTATCAGCCATGGAATCTGGGTTTTGATCGTCTGTCACGTTTGCACTCTTATATTTCTTCGATACTGCTCTTAGTTTGGACTCTGATTCATCAACTTTGGCTTTCAGTTCCTTGATGTAAGTTACTGCATCTGCTAGTAGTGATGCTTTGTCCATCTTTGACACATTAGGAACTACAGATCGGAGTGCGTAGAATCGATGATTCAGCCTCTCTCTACGCTGCCTCTCTGCTTCAACATGGTTCATAGGCATTTCTTTGCCGTTTAGCTGTTTTCTTCCTCGTTTCCTGAAGCGATCAGTGTTTCCAGCTACAAAATTGCCATCAGAATCAGAATGTGCCGAGTCAGATGATGCGCCTTGAGCAGTAACGTCTTTCTTTCTGTCGTGTTCATTTTGCTTTTCAATAGAGGTCTCCTTTTGATAAGGTGAAAACATGGGAATATCAGGGAAACAAG is a window from the Manihot esculenta cultivar AM560-2 chromosome 16, M.esculenta_v8, whole genome shotgun sequence genome containing:
- the LOC110603490 gene encoding transcription factor MYC2; translated protein: MEEITSPSSSSSLMSFCQDSSPTIQQRLQFILQSRPEWWVYAIFWQASNDPTGRLVLSWGDGHFRGAEEFAAKACSKQNQPKFRFNLGRKMTNKESQTLFSDNMEMDRLADVDVIDFEWFYTVSVTRSFAVEDGILGRTFGSGAFIWLTGNHELQMYECERIKEARMLGIQTLVCISTTYGVVELGSSNVIYKDWSLVQLCKSLFGGDTTCLLSKDPSHGSQLQIPNTCFPDIPMFSPYQKETSIEKQNEHDRKKDVTAQGASSDSAHSDSDGNFVAGNTDRFRKRGRKQLNGKEMPMNHVEAERQRRERLNHRFYALRSVVPNVSKMDKASLLADAVTYIKELKAKVDESESKLRAVSKKYKSANVTDDQNPDSMADNMRYPSSYKGKTMELDVKIVGTEAMIRFLSPDVNHPAVRLMDVLREAEFKVHHASMSSIRELVLLDVVARVPEGLTDEEVVRSAILQRMLN